The genomic interval GTAATCAATGGAGAATTTGACCACCAGAAATTATATGATGTAACTTATCAGGCTACTTTAAACCTGAATAAGATCATTGATTATAACTTTTATCCGGTAGAAGAAGCAAGAAACTCTAATATGCGCCACAGACCAGTTGGTTTAGGTGTACAAGGGCTTGCAGATGCATTTATCTTAATGCGTTTACCTTTCGAAAGTGAAGCCGCAAGAGAACTGAACAAAGAAATTTTTGAAACTATTTACTTTGCTGCAATGACTGCTTCGCATGATCTTGCTGTTAAAGACGGAGCTTATGAAACTTTTAAAGGCTCTCCTTTATCAAAAGGTAAATTCCAGTTTGATCTTTGGAACGTAACGCCATCGAGTAACCGCTGGGACTGGGAATCATTGCGTAAAAAAGTAGTTAAAGATGGTGTGCGTAACTCTTTATTGGTTGCGCCAATGCCTACAGCTTCGACTTCTCAGATTTTAGGTAACAATGAATGTTTTGAGCCTTATACTTCAAACATCTATACAAGACGTGTATTGAGCGGTGAGTTCATCGTAGTTAACAAACACTTATTGAAAGATTTAGTTGCTTTAGGTTTATGGACCCCGGCAATGAAAGACAGAATTATTTTAGCTAACGGTTCTATTCAGGACATTGCTGAAATACCTGATTATATCAAAGAATTGTATAAAACAGTTTGGGAAATTAAAATGCGCAGTATCATTGATATGGCTGCTGATCGTGGTGCTTATATCTGCCAGTCGCAATCCCTTAACTTGTTTATCAACGCACCTAATACTTCTAAATTGACTTCGATGCATTTCTATGCCTGGAAGAAAGGTTTGAAAACAGGAATGTATTATTTGCGTACTCAGGCTGCGTCACAAGCAGTGAAATTCACTGTAGAAAACCAGGCTGGTAAAAATATGGAACCTGTAATTCCGGAACATATTGAGCAAGTGGTTGAAGAAATCACTGATGGCCCGGTTTGTTCTATGGAAGAAGGCTGTATCAGCTGCTCAGGATAATCTAAATCTCATAAAATGAAAGGCATAAAGTACGGTAAGTCAAATTACCGTACTTTTGTTGTATAAGACCCTTTTTAATGGCTAAACACGAAATTATACCATGCGAGCGTTGCGGTGTGCCTATTGAGTGCAAGGCTAACTCTTACACTAAATGTCAGTGCAGTGTGGTGTATCTTGACCTGAATGAAGTGCAGTATATTAGTGAGCATTATGATAGTTGTCTCTGTGCTAAATGCCTGTTTGAATTACAGCAGGAGTACAGGGATTCCCTGAATTCAAACGTTGCTTCTTAAAAAAATCGTTAGCTTTCTTTTATTAGCTTTCTTTTAATCGTAACAATAGCAGTTGATTGCCGTCCTACTATCCTAAAGACTGGATATGCTCAGCTTCGTAAATTATCAAAAATCATATCATAACTTCCCGGCTTTAAAAATAGATGACTATAGTATTGATCAGGGTATCTACTGGATCAAAGGGGCAAATGGTTCCGGGAAAAGTACGTTGCTGAAAACAATTGCAGGTATCCTTGATTTTAAGGGTGATATTATTCTGAAATCTCCTGCAGGTAATCTGGTTAATCCAGTTCCGGTCAGTGTAAAAAAGCAGACTCTTGCTTTTCGTAAACTGGTTAATTTTGCAGAAGCAGAACCCATTTTTCCTGAGTTCTTAACCGGCAAAGAAATGGTCAGCCTGTTTTCAGCGGCAAAGGGCGGAGATCTGCAGCAATCAGCTTATTATATAGAAAGTATGAAAATGACTTCCTATATCAACCGGCCTTTGGGAACCTATTCCAGTGGTAT from Pedobacter sp. WC2423 carries:
- a CDS encoding cysteine-rich CWC family protein, producing the protein MAKHEIIPCERCGVPIECKANSYTKCQCSVVYLDLNEVQYISEHYDSCLCAKCLFELQQEYRDSLNSNVAS
- a CDS encoding AAA family ATPase: MLSFVNYQKSYHNFPALKIDDYSIDQGIYWIKGANGSGKSTLLKTIAGILDFKGDIILKSPAGNLVNPVPVSVKKQTLAFRKLVNFAEAEPIFPEFLTGKEMVSLFSAAKGGDLQQSAYYIESMKMTSYINRPLGTYSSGMLKKLSLVLAFLGKPEIILLDEPLITVDVESLEILYRWIAEKHEKEKTSFLLASHQPFESTVLPLIQKILIENQHLTPL